From the genome of Frateuria soli:
CGCGCTCGGCCCGCTCGAAGGCGAGCAGCACGCGGCGGCGGATCGCGAAGGCGTCGTCCAGCGTCTTCAGGCCGGGTGCCCAGCGTGCCCATTCGTCGTGGCCGAAGTAGGCGTGGGTGGCGCCGGTGGCGATGACCAGGAAGTCGTAGTCGAGCGTCTCGTGGGCAAAGCGCACGCGGCGCGTCTGGAGATCCACGTCCAGTGCCTCGTCGAGCAACACGGTCACGTTGTCCTGCCTGCGCAGGATCTGACGCAGCGGCGCGGCGATCGAGGGCGCGGAGAGGCCGGCGGTGGCGACCTGGTAGAGCAGTGGCTGGAACAGGTGATGGTTGCGCCGGTCGACCAGCGTGATGCGTACCGGGGCGCCGGCCAGGCCGCGGGCAGTGGCCAGTCCACCAAAGCCGCCGCCGAGGATCACGACGTGGGGAAGCGTCGGGCCATCGTCCATGGGCTTGCCTTTACAAGGATGCGTCCGCCCATTGTCCCACCGGGGGCGCGGAAATCCGAATGCGGCCCCCGCAGGAGCGCACGGGTGCGTTCCTGCACGGCGCGAGGGCCGGTCAGTAAAGGTCGATCGGATCGACGTCGATCGACCAGCGCACCTTGCGCGCCGGCGGCAGCGCGGCCAGTGCGTGCTGCCAGGGGCGGAGCGCGGCGTGCAGCGGCCCGCGGGTATCGGCCTCGACCAGCAATTGCCCGCGATGGCGGCCGGCGCGCAACGGCATCGGCGCGGGCATGGGGCCCGCGATGCGCAGTGCGGGATCGTCCGGCAGCGCGGCATGTGCCGCGGCGAGAAAGGTGTCCACGTCCGCACGCAGGTGTGCTTCGACGCGCAGCAGTGCCTGGTGGCTGCAGGGCGGCAGCAACGCCTCGCGACGTTCGGCCAGCAGCTCGCGTGCGGCCGCGGCGTAACCCTGGGCGAGCAGGCCGCGCAGCAGCGGGTGGTCCGGATGATGGGTCTGCAGCAGGACCCGGCCGGGCTTGCGCGCGCGCCCGGCGCGCCCGGCCACCTGCACCACCAGTTGCGCCAGCCGTTCGCCCGCGCGGAAATCGACGCTGTGCAGCCCCTCGTCCACGCCGACGATGGCGACCAGCGTGAGATTGGGCAGGTCGTGCCCCTTGGCCAGCATCTGCGTGCCGACCAGGATGGCCGGGGCATCGTCCTGAAGGCCATCGAGCAAGTGTTCGAACGCATCGCGGCGGCGCGTGGTCTCGCGGTCGATGCGCAGCACCGGCACGCCCGGGAAGCGCGCGACAAGGGCCTCTTCCAGCCGCTCGGTGCCCTGGCCCTGGGGCTTGAGTTCATGGCTGCCGCAGGCCGGGCAGGCCGGCGGCACCGCCGCATGCCGGTCGCAGTGGTGGCACGCCAGCGTCCGGCGCTGCGCGTGCAGGGTCATCGGGTGCTCGCAGCGGGGGCATTCGGCATGCCAGCCGCAGGCGTGGCACAGCAACACCGGCGCGTAGCCGCGGCGGTTGCGGAACACCAGCGCCTGTTCGCCACGCGCGACCGCCTCGGCCACCGCCGCCAGCAACGCGGGCGACAGGCCGTGGTCCAGCCGCTGCGCGCGCATGTCCACGATCTGCACCTGCGGCGGGCGTGCCGCGCCGGGCCGTGCGCGCAGGTGCAGCGCACGGTAACGGCCAGCCTCCACGTTGGCGAGCGTCTCCAGCGAAGGCGTGGCCGACCCCAGCAGCACCGGGACGCCCAGCGCCCGGCCACGCACCAGCGCCAGGTCGCGCGCGTGGTAGCGGAAACCCTCCTGCTGCTTGTAGGCGCCGTCGTGCTCCTCGTCGACCACGATCAGGCCGGCCTGCGGCAGCGGCGTGAACACCGCCGAGCGGGTGCCCAGCACGACGCGCGCCTCGCCATTGCGCGCGCGCAGCCAGGCGCGCGCGCGTTCGCCCTCGGCCAGGTTCGAATGGATGACTTCCACCGGTACGCCCAGGCGCTCGCGCAGCCGGCGCACGGTCTGCGGCGCCAGGCCGATCTCCGGCACCAGCAGCAGCGCCTGCCGACCGGCGGCCAGCGCCTGCGCGATCAGCGCCAGGTAGACCTCGGTCTTGCCACTGCCGGTGACGCCATCGAGCAGGAACGGCTGGAAGCGGCCGAAGGCGCCGGAGACGGCCGCCACCGCGGCCTCCTGCTCGGCACTCGGCGGTGGCGCAGGCGCGGGCGTCGGTGGCGCGGATTCGGGCGCGCGCTGTTCGATCAGCCCCGCTTCCAGCAGGCGCTTCGCGGCCGGACGCCAGCCGGGCAGGGCGAGGTCCAGTTCGGCGGCCCCGAGCGGCGCGGCGGCGAGCAGATCGAGCAGCGCCCGGCTGGATCCGCGCCGGCTGCCTGCGTCGCGCGCACTCTGCCCGGCGACGGTCAGCGCGTAACAGGGTTCGGTGGTTTCCGGCAGTGGCCGCGGTTCGCGCAGGGCCAGCGGCAGCGCGTTGGCGTAGGCCTCGCCCGGCGCCGCCAGCCAGTAGTCGGCCGCCCACGCCAGGGTCTGCATCAGCTCGGCATCGAGCAGGGGCCCGTCGTCCAGCACGGACGACACCGCCTTGAGCCGCGCGCCGGCCACGGCCGCTTCGACCCCGTTCGCCACCACCACGCCGACCAGCTTCTTGCGTCCGAACGGCACCAGCACCCGGCTGCCGACCGCCACGCCACCGGCGGGCGGCAGGTAGTCGAACAGGCGGGCCAGTGGAACCGGCAGGGCGACGCGGACGACGGTGGGCATGGGCACCTCGTGGGCGGGCCAGTGTAACGGGCTTGCACGAGGCGCCCTGCCGGTGCACGGCCGCGTCCTGCCCCGAAATCTAGGAATTCGTCCTAAGTGGCTATTGCAGGTTGGAAAACCCGCTTATCCACAACAGTTGTGGATAAGTCTGTGGACGGGCCGGGGAGAGGGGCTGTCAAAGCCCTGTCATGGGGGCTCCGGGCACGCGCTGGGCAAAAAATAACCAGCAAAATTAGCAACGACGAATCAATGACTTGCGGGAGAGCATGTGACGCCGTTCACTTGTCGCTCATGCTTCCGGAAACGGCCTTGACAGGCTAATGACGCTGTGCACAACCGCCATCGCCGGCCGTTTTCCCGATGCGCCGGGCGCGGGCCGGGCCCAGGGCACGGCGGCCTCAGTGCCCGGCCCCCAGCAGCATCACGACGGCCACTACCGCCAGCAGCAGCCAGAAATAGCACCAGCCGATGCACCAGTACTTGAGCAGGGTCATCGGCCAGCCCTGGTGGTAGATGCGCTTCTGCATGATCAGCAGGTAGACCGGCATCCACAGCAGCAGGGCGCTGCCGGCATAGCCCAGGCCGGCGCTTGCCCAGGCCGCATGCGGCTCCAGCCAGCCCGCAAGCAGGGTGACCAGGCCGAACAGCAGCAGGGAAAGGAACAGGAAGGCGTGGCTGTGCAGCGCCACGATCAGATGTTCCATGTACAGCCGGCGCTTGAACACGTAGAACAGCTTCAGCAGCAGCGCGAAGACCGGGATCATCACCACCATGGCCTGCGGCAGCAGGCTGAACACGCCGGTGATCATCCGGGCGCGCGCTGCCCGGCGCTTGTCCCGCGTCGATGCCTGGTCGAAGGCATCGTGGACATTCGTCAGCACGTTTCCGACCAGGTGGGTCAGCCGCTGGTTGGCGAAACCCGGCAACCAGGATACGTCGACCTTCGGGCGCTCATTATCCTCGGCCGTGGCGCCTTCCGCCCCGGTCGTGGCGGGCCTGGCCGCAACGGTGGCGCCGAAGTCCGCGGGCAGCGGCGCGGCGCCCAGGGCGGCGAGTCGCTCGTTGGCGAGCCGGCGCAGGGTGCGCTCGTTGGTTTCCAGCGCGCCGGTCATGCCGGCGGGCAGGGCGTGGCGGGCGGTGGCCAGTCCGCGCAGGCGCTCCCTCAGGTCGTTGCGCACCTCGCTCGCGGTGTCATCGTCGGCGAACGCGTCGGCCCTGGTCACCAGCTGCGCCTGGATCATGTTGGATTCCGCCTGCTCCACGCCCCAGTCGACCGCCAGGTGAAAGGCGAAGAACGCCAGCAGGCACAGCACGAACATCAGTCGGAACGGCGCCACGTAACGCTGCCGGCGCCCGCCGAAGTACTCCAGCGTGAGGAAGCCCGGCCGCGTGAACAGCGGCGGCACGGTGTGGAAGATGCGCCCGTCCACGTGCAGGAACATGTCCATGCCGTCTTCGAGCATGTGGTGCACCGGCTTGAGCACGCTGTGCACGGACTGGCCGCAGTGGTGGCAGAACTCGCCCTCCAGCGGCGTGCCGCAGTTGGCGCAGTGCAGTTTGCCGGCTTCGATCAGCTCGTTCACGTGCAGGCAGCCCCTGTGAAAGCGTGCGATCTTGGCACAGCGCGGCTGTCGGGGCAGCCCTGTCCGGTGGGCTAGAATGGCCTGCCCTGGCTGGATGCGAACCCATGAAGACCATCGACCGCGCGCGCGTCGTGCACGAGGTCGGCGCCACTGTGCGCCTGGCCCTGCCGCTGGTGCTTGCGCAACTGGCGGCGGTCGGTACCAACGTCGTCGATGCGTTGCTTTCCGGGCATTTCAGCGCGCACGTGCTCGGCGCGGTGGCGGTGGGCACCAGCGTGTGGTCGCTGGCGATCGTCAGTGGCATCGGCGTGATGATGGCGGTGCCGCCCTCGGTGGCACAGCTCGATGGCGCCAACCGGCGTTCGGAGGTGGGCGCCGTGTTCCGCCAGGCCTTGTGGCTGGCGGTGGTCCTCGGGCTGCTGCTGTGGTTCGGCGTGCGCCATGCCGCCCCGCTGGTCAACCTGATCGGCGTGACGCCCAGCCTGCGCCACGACGTCGACGAGTTCCTGCAGGCGATCAGTTGGGGTGCGCCGGCGCTGGCCTGCTATTTCACCTTGCGCGGGCTGTCCGAGGGCCTCTCGCTGACGCGCCCGTCGATGATGTTCAGCCTGGGCGGCCTGGCCATCCTGGCGCCGCTGGGCTACGTGTTCATGTTCGGCAAGCTGGGCCTGCCGCCGCAGGGCGCGCGCGGCTGCGGCATTGCCACGGCGCTGGTGCTGTGGCTGGAGATGCTGGGTTTCCTCGTCTATGTGTTGTGCCATCGCCATTACCGCGGACTCGCGCTGTTCGAGCGCTTCGAGTGGCCGCACTGGCGGCGGATCGGCGCGTTGCTGCACATAGGCCTGCCCATGGCGGTGACGCTGCTGGCCGAGGCCGGGCTGTTCGTGGCCACGGCGCTGCTGATCGGCACGATGGGCGAGGATGTGGTGGCCAGCCACCAGGTGGCGATCAACGTCGCCTCGGTGTTCTTCATGATTCCGCTGGGCGTGGCCATGGCGATCACCGTCCGGGTGGGCAACGCGGTCGGCCGGAACGATCCGCGCGGCGTGCGCTATGCCGGGTTCTGCGGCATCGGACTGGCGCTGGTGACCCAGTTGCTCTCCGCCGGGCTGATGCTGGGCCTGCCGCACGCGATCGCCTCGCTCTACACCGGCAATGCCACGGTGATCGCGCTGGCCGCGCAATTGCTGGTGCTGGCCGGCCTGTTCCAGTTTTCCGACGGCATCCAGGTGGCCTCCAACGGCGCGCTCAGGGGCCTGAAGGACACCCGCGTTCCGATGGCGATCACCCTGTTCGCCTACTGGGGCGTGGGCATGCCGGTGGGCTGGTGGCTGGCGTTCCGCCACGGCCTGGGCGCGCGCGGCATGTGGATGGGGCTGATCGCCGGCCTGAGCGTGGCGGCAGTGCTGCTGTTCGCGCGCTTCTGGCGCAGCGCCTGGGGGCACCGCTGGCGGGAGGCCCCGCCGGAAGACATCATGACGGTGCGTTCGCAAGCGGTTACGCTCAACGATCATCTCTAGCATCAGCGACAACACCCATGAGCACCCCGCCGCCCCTGCGCCGCCCGAACGGATTCTGGGCTTTCCTCTGCGTGATCGGCCGCGGCTTCAACGTGGTGCGGCTGGTGATCCTCAACCTGGTGTTCTTCCTGCTGCTGTTCGTCGTGCTGCTGCTCATCGTCGGCGGCGTGGCCGGCAACCGCCTGGCGCACACCATCAAGGACTCCAGCGTGCTGGTGCTGCAGCCCCGGGGGGAGCTGGTCGAGCAGTACAGCATCGAGCCGTTGCAGCGCGCGCTGGAGAGCCTCTCCGGCGAGCCGCCCAGACAGGTGCAGATGCGCGACCTGGTCGGCGCCATCGACGCGGCCGGCCGGGACGAGCGGATCGGCCGCATCCTGCTGCTGCCGGACGAACTCAAGGGCGGCGGCTTCGCCACGCTGCGCGAGGTAGGGGCGGCGCTGGACCGTTTCCGCGCCACCGGCAAGCCGGTGATCGTGTGGGGCGTGAACTTCGACCAGGGCCAGTACTACCTGGCCGCGCATGCCGACCGCATCCTGCTCGACCCGCAGGGCGGGGTGATGATCACCGGCCTGGCCAACTACCGGCTGTTCTACAAGGACCTGCTCGACAAGCTCGGCGTTGACGTGCACCTGTTCCGCGTCGGGCGCTACAAGAGCGCCGCCGAACCGTACATCCTCGACCACGCCTCGGACGACGCCAAGGCGGCCGACCGCTTCTGGATGGATGGCCTGTGGGACGAGTACATCGTGGAAGTGGCCAAGCTGCGCCGGCTCGATCCGGCCACCTTGCGCGCCGACATCGACAACCTGCCGCAGGCCATCGAACAGACCGGCGGCGACCTGGCCCGACTGGCGCAGGAGCAGCACCTCGTCGACGGCATCGCCACCCGCGCCGAACTCGACGCGATGATGCGCAAGGCCGGCGTGCCGGCTGGCGACAAGCCGCAGGAGGGCTTCCGCCAGGTCGACCTCCCGCGCTACGTCGCCAACCTCGGCCACGACGGCCTGTTCGCCCCGGGCGTGGCGGTGGTGGTGGCCGAGGGCGAGATCGTCGGGGGCAAGCAGCCGCAGGGCAGTGTTGGCGGCGAGTCGACCGCGGCGCTGATCCGCGCGGCGCGCCACGACCGGCGCACCAAGGCGCTGGTGCTCAGGATCAACTCGCCCGGCGGCGAGGTCTACGCCGCCGAGCAGATCCGTCGCGAAGTGGAGCTCACGCGCAAGGCCGGCATTCCGGTGGTCGTATCGATGGGCAACGTTGCGGCCAGCGGCGGGTACTGGATCGCGATGAACGCCGATCGCATCTTTGCCGAGCCCAATACCATCACCGGCTCGATCGGCATCTTCGGCATGTACTACGCGGTGCCGGGCACGCTGGAGAAGATCGGCATCCGCAGCGATGGCGTGGGCACCGGCCCGATGGCCGGCGCGTTCGACATCACCCGGCCGCTCGACCCGCAGGCGGGCCGGGTGATCCAGGCAATCATCAACAAGGGCTATCGCGATTTCGTGGGCAAGGTGGCCGGGGCGCGCGGCAAACCCTTCGAGGCGATCGACGCGGTCGCCCAGGGGCGC
Proteins encoded in this window:
- the sppA gene encoding signal peptide peptidase SppA, translating into MSTPPPLRRPNGFWAFLCVIGRGFNVVRLVILNLVFFLLLFVVLLLIVGGVAGNRLAHTIKDSSVLVLQPRGELVEQYSIEPLQRALESLSGEPPRQVQMRDLVGAIDAAGRDERIGRILLLPDELKGGGFATLREVGAALDRFRATGKPVIVWGVNFDQGQYYLAAHADRILLDPQGGVMITGLANYRLFYKDLLDKLGVDVHLFRVGRYKSAAEPYILDHASDDAKAADRFWMDGLWDEYIVEVAKLRRLDPATLRADIDNLPQAIEQTGGDLARLAQEQHLVDGIATRAELDAMMRKAGVPAGDKPQEGFRQVDLPRYVANLGHDGLFAPGVAVVVAEGEIVGGKQPQGSVGGESTAALIRAARHDRRTKALVLRINSPGGEVYAAEQIRREVELTRKAGIPVVVSMGNVAASGGYWIAMNADRIFAEPNTITGSIGIFGMYYAVPGTLEKIGIRSDGVGTGPMAGAFDITRPLDPQAGRVIQAIINKGYRDFVGKVAGARGKPFEAIDAVAQGRVWTGRQALERGLVDRLGGLDAALDEAAALAKLGKDYRVHYVEAPLGGFEQFLVGMNQSAMVQAARGYGLRLPSWLAELPQLAPELKLLRHARAGRPNVYAYCFCAPR
- a CDS encoding primosomal protein N', which produces MPTVVRVALPVPLARLFDYLPPAGGVAVGSRVLVPFGRKKLVGVVVANGVEAAVAGARLKAVSSVLDDGPLLDAELMQTLAWAADYWLAAPGEAYANALPLALREPRPLPETTEPCYALTVAGQSARDAGSRRGSSRALLDLLAAAPLGAAELDLALPGWRPAAKRLLEAGLIEQRAPESAPPTPAPAPPPSAEQEAAVAAVSGAFGRFQPFLLDGVTGSGKTEVYLALIAQALAAGRQALLLVPEIGLAPQTVRRLRERLGVPVEVIHSNLAEGERARAWLRARNGEARVVLGTRSAVFTPLPQAGLIVVDEEHDGAYKQQEGFRYHARDLALVRGRALGVPVLLGSATPSLETLANVEAGRYRALHLRARPGAARPPQVQIVDMRAQRLDHGLSPALLAAVAEAVARGEQALVFRNRRGYAPVLLCHACGWHAECPRCEHPMTLHAQRRTLACHHCDRHAAVPPACPACGSHELKPQGQGTERLEEALVARFPGVPVLRIDRETTRRRDAFEHLLDGLQDDAPAILVGTQMLAKGHDLPNLTLVAIVGVDEGLHSVDFRAGERLAQLVVQVAGRAGRARKPGRVLLQTHHPDHPLLRGLLAQGYAAAARELLAERREALLPPCSHQALLRVEAHLRADVDTFLAAAHAALPDDPALRIAGPMPAPMPLRAGRHRGQLLVEADTRGPLHAALRPWQHALAALPPARKVRWSIDVDPIDLY
- a CDS encoding DUF3667 domain-containing protein — translated: MNELIEAGKLHCANCGTPLEGEFCHHCGQSVHSVLKPVHHMLEDGMDMFLHVDGRIFHTVPPLFTRPGFLTLEYFGGRRQRYVAPFRLMFVLCLLAFFAFHLAVDWGVEQAESNMIQAQLVTRADAFADDDTASEVRNDLRERLRGLATARHALPAGMTGALETNERTLRRLANERLAALGAAPLPADFGATVAARPATTGAEGATAEDNERPKVDVSWLPGFANQRLTHLVGNVLTNVHDAFDQASTRDKRRAARARMITGVFSLLPQAMVVMIPVFALLLKLFYVFKRRLYMEHLIVALHSHAFLFLSLLLFGLVTLLAGWLEPHAAWASAGLGYAGSALLLWMPVYLLIMQKRIYHQGWPMTLLKYWCIGWCYFWLLLAVVAVVMLLGAGH
- a CDS encoding MATE family efflux transporter, with product MKTIDRARVVHEVGATVRLALPLVLAQLAAVGTNVVDALLSGHFSAHVLGAVAVGTSVWSLAIVSGIGVMMAVPPSVAQLDGANRRSEVGAVFRQALWLAVVLGLLLWFGVRHAAPLVNLIGVTPSLRHDVDEFLQAISWGAPALACYFTLRGLSEGLSLTRPSMMFSLGGLAILAPLGYVFMFGKLGLPPQGARGCGIATALVLWLEMLGFLVYVLCHRHYRGLALFERFEWPHWRRIGALLHIGLPMAVTLLAEAGLFVATALLIGTMGEDVVASHQVAINVASVFFMIPLGVAMAITVRVGNAVGRNDPRGVRYAGFCGIGLALVTQLLSAGLMLGLPHAIASLYTGNATVIALAAQLLVLAGLFQFSDGIQVASNGALRGLKDTRVPMAITLFAYWGVGMPVGWWLAFRHGLGARGMWMGLIAGLSVAAVLLFARFWRSAWGHRWREAPPEDIMTVRSQAVTLNDHL